Within the Oryctolagus cuniculus chromosome 19, mOryCun1.1, whole genome shotgun sequence genome, the region cagaatccggcgccccgaccgggactagaacccggtgtgccggcgccgcaaggcggaggattagcccagtgagccgcggcgccggcccccagccaggactctgatcccagcaggctgggcctggaTGTACACCCCACGCTCTGCACGCTTCACTATCGACAGCTCTGTGTGTTTTTTATCTCATTATCGGCTCTCTTCCTGGGACAGAAGttctgcaggagccagggactgggcCCAGCACACATGCCTACCCTCTGCTCGCTCTTGCCAGGTTTGGGGTTAAAGGTCACACACATTCTTTACATCACGGCCAGGTACAAAGTAAACACTGAGGAAAAACCAAGTGACCAACTCTAACCCAagtttctcatcagaaaacaaCATGAAAATGGGAGGAAAAAGGCAGGAAATGGCGATTAGGTGACTAAAACCCTGCAGCCAGGATTCATGGCTGTGACGGACTGAAAACCTAGCAGAATCAAGAATCCAGCACTCTACGTGCTCACTGCGTGTAACTGCCACGACGAGGCAAAGCGGAACACAAGGAGGCCTCGGGTACAGGGCACAGGTCGTGGGAAGGGAGTCTCAGCAGAAAGCGCCCGCCCTGAGCACACCACCTTCCTGTCCACTTACACCCCGCCCCATCAGGGGCCACCTTCCcgtccacacccacaccccccagGACGCCACCTTCCTGTCCACACCACACCTTCCCGTCTGTACCTCACCCCGGGACGCCACCTTCCTGTCCACACCACACCTTCCcgtccacacccacaccccccagGACGCCACCTTCCTGTCCACACCACACCTTCCCGTCCGTACCTCACCCCGGGACGCCACCTTCCTGTCCACACCACACCTTCCCGTCCGTACCTCACCCCGGGACGCCACCTTCCTGTCTACACCACACCTTCCCGTCTGTACCTCACCCCGGGACGCCACCTTCCTGTCCACACCACACCTTCCCGTCCGTACCTCACCCCGGGACGCCACCTTCCTGTCCACACCACACCTTCCCGTCCGTACCTCACCCCGGGACGCCACCTTCCTGTCCACACCGGTACCCCGCCCCCAGGATGCCACCTTCCTGTCCACACTTGCGCACCCAGCACACAGGCGAGTTCTACTCACAGGAGGCGTGGCTTCTGGTCTGGACCCGGGTGCTCTGAAGGTGGAGGCGCTCTCGGCAGTGCCCCCTCTCTGGGCGGCAGCTGCTCCCGTGGACAGACACTCGAGGTAATCGGGCGGGGGGATGGCCACACTGCTCTTCTCACAGAGGTTCACGGTGCTGACGCTTCTCACTGGTGCCGGGCTCCAACCCAAAATGACAGAACCCGGTTAGAGGAGGCCCACGGCCAACAGGGCAGTCAGGAGAGgaccagcacccctccccctccccatgtcACTCTGTGTCAACACTGGATTGATTTAGTTATCAATTAAGATAATGAAGACTAGAGCAAAACCTTAGCAAGTCCTGCACACTTAAGACGCAGGTGCCGCTGAGGGGCCGCCTGGACGGGGAGTGGGGAGCCCGAGTGGTTCAGGGTGAAGACGCGGTTTGGCGCGGAGCAAGTGCCCGCTCCTTTCCTCGCCGCCCGGGGTGGCTGTGGAATGAGCCGTCTCAGCGGCAGCTACGCCACCTGAGCAGAACACAGACACGGCACAGGCACTGACAGGCCCGGCGGTGTGGCTGAGGCTGTGGGGCAGGTGCTGGTCCGGCCCGATGGACGCCAATGTTTAAGGGGCGGGCAGCAAGGGGGGCTGCAGAGGAGACGGAAGGGGGCTGGTGGCTCGCTGAGGATCCTGGCAAACACACCACAGGTCAAGGAGCCCCAGTGAGGGCCTTCCAGCACCTActccagagccagggcctgcCAAGTGAGAGCACAGAGAACGTGTGCCTTGGCTTGGGCGCCAGCGCCAGGGGAGGGCTCGGGAGGGCGGACGCAGGTGGCGGGGGTGGTCTGGAATCGCCGCCGCTGATGgttctgcaggctgaggcttctCCGTGGGGTTCGCTGCGTACCCACATCAAAATTCTGCTGTGCCCGAAGACATCTGGGCAAAGTCAGTGGTCAGGGAAGCGAAACACATTCACTACCTCGGTGTGGGTGGAGCCACGGTTTCCTGTgcgttttcttccagcaacttggTGTACGAGGATGGGAACCAGCCCCTCCTGCGGGTCAGAACGAGAAAAAGGCTTCTCTGTGGGGTCAGCAGGAAACACGGGGCGACTAGAGGTCGTCCTGACGGCAGCGTGGGCAAGGCCGGGCCGTGCTGCCATGAAGGCCCGAGTGTGGACGGAATGAAATTAGGGCTTTCAGATACACGGAGGTACTGCACATACGATGAATACTGTATAAGTAACAGCTGTATTTGTGTTTCCTCTATTCTTTTTTAATCTCCTGAGTAATCTACGTAGCATGCTGACATAACCTAGTTACAGGAAGGTGTGTGTACTTGCGCAGGGCTGAAATGCAGAAGATGGCATTTAAACCTCACATGTGTTAAACTCTAACAAAGTAGATCCGACATGCAGATTATCCTTGAGAAGACAAAAgccacatttaaaagaaaaataaaaagctaacttTCAGAGGTGACTGTGTGTGATCTGGTAATGTACCAAATTTATACACGCACAGACAGAAAAAACAGCCCCACTAACTCCAGTTGACCAGGGCAGAACTGTAAGACCGAACCCTGGCTACAACGCTAGTATGCCCACGAGGGCAGCGCTGGGGGCCGTGAGCAGAGCCCCAGCCAAGACTTACGCTCTGGTAGTGTCGTGCTCGCCGTACAGCCAGCCGTCCTTCTCTTCGGCCACAAGCAGCGTGAGGACATCTCCCTGTGCAAAGCTCAGTAAGGTCTTGTTGGTGCCGGCGGTGTGCGGGAAAATGGCCTTCACCCTCTGCCTTCTCATCAAGTTCAGGCCAGTGGCCACTGAAACAGAGCGCTGCAGACTGGCGTCTTCCGAAGCAGCTGCGAAGTGAGCAGGCAGTCTCAGCTCCGCCCAGAGGGTACTCAGAGAGCCCCCGCTCCCACAGCCCGCGAGTCCCTCGCCTGTCGCTGCCTGGGGGCCAACGGGCAGACCGGGGCAGGGGGGTTCACAGCTCTGCAGGCGACTTGAACCCCGGCTCTTTGCACAAAGGCAGCTCCAGGACTCCAGTGTGCTCAATGATCTCAAAGATCACACAGCCAACAAGTGGCAGAGCAGGAACCTGCCTCGGGCCTCTGCTCTGAGCTCGGCGCTGCCCAGCTGTGTCTGTTCACACCCAGACTCATGTCATTTTTCTGTACAAACTTTGCTAGCCcagtatatttaatttaaaacatctgagaCCTCTTCTTGCTTTACTCTTGCAAATTCTTAATAATTACAACACCAACTTGCTGTTTCCTTAACGTGCTACCTGGTAGCACCGAATCACTCactagcaacttttttttttttccttttttttttgacaggcagagtggacagtgaaagagagacagagagaaaggtcttcctttgccgttggttcaccatccaatggccgccgcggctggcatgctgcggccggcgcaccgcgctgatccgaaggcaagagccaggtgcttctcctggtctcccatggggtgcagggcccaagcacttgggccatcctccactgcactccctggccacagcagagagctggcctggaagaggggcaaccgggacagaatccggcgccccgaccgggactagaacccggtgtgccggcgccgctaggcggaggattagcctagggagccgcggctcTGGCCCTGGCAACTTTCAACTGGTTGTCACCACAAGAGCCAGAGTCACGGAATAAACGCTGCACAACCATACAGCTTAGCTTTATACATtcaaattttcaatttatttttaaaattcatttgaaaggcaaagagagacagacaaaaacagagaaactTCCCCtctactacttcactccccagatgtccccaacagccagggccgggccaagaaactcaacctaggtctcccggCGGATGGCAGGGAGCTAACAACCTGGgttaccacctgctgcttcccagggtgcattagcaggaagctggaacagagagcagagcgggacttgacccagtgcctcCAACACGAGACATGGGCTGCCCCGGCGTCACGGAGCGCACAGCACTTCCTTCCAAGGCCAGTGCCTGCCAGACGGCCCCCTTCCCACTCACAACCCCGGCTGTCGTCCCAGAAGCCTCGGTCGTGCTCAGCAGCTCCACAGGCGCACTCCAGcgccaaccctggctgctgccacGTTCAGATCCAGCAGAGGCCTGGaaggtcctgggtgccaggccccGTGCAAGGAGTGAAGCCTCACGAAACATCTGCCGAATCTGCCGACAGGGCCGAAGCCAAGCAGCTGAAAAGCGGCGTCAGTTAAGACGCGAGCAGCAGGAACTCCTGTCTCTGGATAGTGTGAGGTGCACAGAGCACTGGGCCTGCTGATAAAATTCATAACCACAATTTTGTTGTGTAAACCTCTCTGGCTTGTTGTATTGATAAAGAGATTTTATTACAACTGCCACGACACAGGGAACAAAGTGCGAGGCTGTGCACGTTCTCCGCGAATGTttacaccccaccccccagcagtgTTTGCCCTGTGTCAACACCAGCCTGTGCTGTAGGGCTGCCGCCCGCCACAGGCCTCAACGCAAAGCCCGATGTTGAGACGTGGCTAGTCGAGGCTTCAGGGCTGAACGTCCACCTCTAAAGCAAGATACACGCACCCCCAGTACAGTACTGAcagcttactttttaaaatgcacaaGAATCAAACCGCAGTCTCTTACCTGTGGAATTATTTGTCTTTTCTGAGCTCTGAGTGACTGTTGCTGGGTTATTGAACATATCAATCAAAGGACTGGTATAGGCTCTGGCTGACGGAGCGGGGGGCATCTTTGGTGAATGTTTAGAAAGGGTGTCGTAGTCTTTCCCAACCTGTGAACAGTTCTGTGTTAGTCTACTATCAGGCACCAAAGCAGCggccacctgccccaggccccagggctgTTGCCTACCGCGTGCTTTCAACTCCACCTTGTCCCCCCAGCTCTCTCAGTTGTAGGGCAATGTCCCTGCTTTTATAAAAAATTctgatttgaaaggctgagagagatattccatccactggttcactcccccaaatgcccgcaacaccCAGGTGTAAGCcagttgaagcctggagcctagaactccatctgggtctcccgtgtgggtggcagggacccaagaacttgggttatcctctgcaGCCTCCtaagtgcactagcaggaagctagattagaagtgaagcaggggccggcgctgtggtgcagtgggttaacgccttggcctgaagcactggcatcccctatgggcgtcggttcgagtcccggctgttccacttcctatccagctttctgctatggcctgggaaacagtagaagatggcccaagtccttgggcccctgcggccgcgtgggagacccagaagaagctcctggctcctggctccagatcggtgcagctctgaccattgtggctatctggggagtgaaccatcggatcgaagacctctctctctctctgcctctcctgtgtaattctttgaaataaataaaaataaatcttaaaaaaaaaaaaaaaaaaaaaaaaaaagaagtgaagcaggCGTAGACCCCAGGCACCCCCATAGGGGGTGTTCGTGTCCCCAgtagtggctcaacctgctgaaCCAATTTCTATTCCCAGTGCCCCATTTTGAATTCAAGAGTATCACccatttgtttgtttcattttggtcTTCACCATCataaaaagcaagaacaaaaaagCGGTTATCTCCCACTCCCCTTAACCATCTGCCAACCACTAacctactttctgtttctataggTTTTAGGCTCCTTCTAAGTCACCGATTTGCATGCAGCCTGCGGCCCCATCCCTGAAGTGTTTCTAGAACTTTCTCTTTATCCCTAACATTCTGCAACTCAAACCCAGTCTATCAAGCAACTAGTCTTTTCTGTCCATCCAGAATCCCTCTGGCCACTGTGTTAGGCCAAGCAGAAGGCCCTGCAGTGACCTCTCCAAGGCCACAGGAAGAATGTGAGAGGGGTGAGAAACAGGTGGACTGGGGATCTGCTTTGGAGATAGAAGTAAAGGGATAAAGTGTACACCTTACATCATCTCTAGATGACTTACGATACCTGACACAATGGAAATACCATAAAATAGTGAAAAATGACAAGGAACACATCTGCACAGAAGCACTGTTTTCCTGAGTATTTCTGATCCCCTGCTGGCCGGCTGTGCAGGCGTGAAGTCCCTGGGCAGGGAGGCCCTGGCTCTCTGAGTCTTTGCTGCCTGTGCTCATGACCACAGACCCACAGCGACATGGGAGAGGAAGACACACTTCCAGGAGTGTGCCCTGCCTCTGTGGTCCACGCATGCTGCTTGTCCAATAGACAGGAGTCCCTGGGGCCTGCTGCTTAGCATGGGTGGGACAAGGGGAGGGGACTGATCAGCTCCCCAGCTGATGACATACACAGATgcccctggttctctcccccttcccatGGCACCAAGCTCACTGCTCTGGGGAGCGGCTCCACCTCTGCAGGGGTCCTGTCCTGCACTGGCCTGGGGCTAAGACTTCCTTCCACGTGGATTCTCCAGGGGCTTTAAATAGAGAGGCAGTGGATCCACGGGAGCTTGTGAAGAGCAGTGAAGTCTAGATTCAGAGAGCAGCAAACGACAATGCCCGAATTCAGTGCCTGATCCTCTGGTGACCAGCTTCCCTGGAGCGCCTGACACGGTGACCAATGCTGGCagatcatcattattatttttttaaggtagctcttgctctctttttttccccagaaaagcttatttatttatttatttttgggtaaagagagacagagcgagagaaacAGAGCAAGTGAGCAAAAGATGCTCCTACACACTGGCTCACACACCTAacgcttacaacagccagggctggggctgaagcagggagccaggtctcccacacagtgggacaaacttgagccatcactacagCTTTgcaggtccacattagcaggaagctggagtcaggagccagggatgggactcacacccaggtacTGTGACGTGGGGCGTGGGCGACACAAGCAGCATATGACCCACTAGGCCAGAAGTCTGTCTCACGTCAGACTTTTTCTCATCTATTCTGCTTATATAACTTGTAAAGCCGGAATCCTTAAAAACACCAACAATAACATTCCCCAAGACAGTAACACAGAACATGAGACAGCTGGCGAGCAAGTTCCCAGTCCGCACGGAAGGGGCAGCCAGGCCCCGGCGTGGACACAGCCCACACCACGCGAGCACACCACAGAAATCGGAGCGGTGTCGGCGCctaccacgctgctcctctcgaTCATGGGTGACGGCTGAGGCGTCCCGGACACCGGGGTGGAGGCGGGGGTCGTTATTTCTTCTATCATGTTTATGATTTTCTCCGGCACTTTGGTGACATCACCACAGGTTTCCTGCCATCTGGGCAGCTTGGAGTTAAGTAACTCCGCAGACTGTAAATTCGAGAGAAACAAAGCTTAAGACAAAGGCACTCTGCTGGAAAAGCTGACGAACACCTCACGTGGTGTCGTCACTGGTAACGCACTCCTGGCTCAGCACCAGGTGCAATTCGGTGAGCAGGCGCAGCACCTAAGAGCCACATCTTCTGTGCCGAGAAGCACCCAGGCTTCAGCGCCAGAGGGATCCCCAGGCGCCCTCAGTGTGCACACAGGCTTACGACCCAATGAGGGCTGTGAGTTATTAAGAACAAGTCCAGACACTAAGGGCAAGGGCTGAGCTGTCTGCATGAATCCCCACTACTTTCTGGTTGGCCTCAGAAGTGCCAACTACCGTATTCTCCCTCCTACTTCTAAGAGCAGCACCTCCTGAGATGCACAGGAGCCAGCTCTCTGACCTCGCAGGACTCAGTGCACGGGTTAGATAGTGGATCAGATTCTGTCCAGCACAGAGGGCCCACAGACAGGTGTATCGGGCAGTGTCGAGGACACTCCTGCTGCACAGTGACCGTGgtggcttcggagcagcacagCAGGGATGCAGACAGGCACAGATGAGGTCCTGTGGCCCTGGGGGCTGCGGCTGCTCTCCCGTgaacccagctctgcttctaccACCAGACTCCTGGGGGTTCCCCTAAGCCTGAGAACCCCTTTCCTAGGGCAATCTGGTTGGAAAAGGGGAGCAGGGGTCCTGGCCTGAAACAACTGAGGGGCAATCTCATGGATCTCAGCCAGCCTCTACTCAGGAGTGCTAGGACCCCAGCCGCCTCCCTGGAGCACGGGGCAGGGCAATGCCACTGACCACCTGCTTGGGCCTCTTTGCCCAAGAGCCACGGAAAGACCCGGGGTCCTTCagctgggaggaaggaaggcacCGACAGCTTCCTGGCGGCCGGGGCGACGTCCAGCACAGAAGATCTGGTTCCTGTCAGCCTAACGCTCACGACTGGGACCCAAAGTCAAGTCTAAGACAGGCTCTGCCAGAGCCAGAGCACATGGCGCACGGGCCAGGCGCCCATGACGCAGGGACACCGCCACAGGGACAGCCGCGTGGCCGTGCCTGCTGCCTCAGGACGCGGCCGCAGCAGGCTGCCCTCTGTGGGAACCGGGATTCCAGAGCAGCACTCGTACGGATGCACTGTGGACACGAGCGGGCATCCAACAGAGCCATTCTCCCTCTGCTCTGACAACTGTGGGTCTAGGCATGTAGATTCAGTAGCTACACACTCCCTACGGGTGCAAAAACATTCGAGAATAGGTAACGTGTGCACACAGCAAAGGCCAGGGGAAGGCAGCTGGTGCCCACTTTCTCGGGAAGTCTCCTGCATCAGGGAGCGCCGAGTTAAAGACCTGGTGTCCTGGTGGGGGACAGTGGGGGTGTGTGGCCTGGAGCAGCACTGCTACTGACCACACCCTACCCCTCAGACCCACAAAGGAATGCGGTAAACCTCCCAGGGGAGCAGGCCGGGCACCCTGGGATCACCCAGTCTGATGAGGCATCAGAAAGTCTGCGAGAAGTCGACTCACAGGTGAGAAAAGCGGAAAAAGAAGCTGTTTTCAATGAAGCGTGATTTTATGAGGGATTTTGAAAATGGATGTGCtgctaaataaattaaatgcaacGAGCAGACCCTGGACCACTTCGTCTGTGTTTCTCTAAGTTTACATATTCCAGTTGGCCCAAAACTGCTTCTTGGGAGTCTCCTTGTTGGCGAAACAGGCCCAGGCAGGGAGGCCTCCAGCGAAAGGCGGGCACCCTGAGACGGAAGGCGGAGCCCTGCGCCCACCTGCAGGTGGTACCGGTGGATGTGGTCCACGAAGCTGCAGTGCTTGTCCACCAGGAAGCAGAAGCGCCTCTTCTCTTCCAGCAGGGCTTCCTTGCAGCCGTCTGCGATGAACTTCTGGATTTCACTCTGGCGAGAGGTAACGGTCTCTACGTACTGGCAAAACACATTCCAGTCACACAGGGATGACAGCAGGCGTCAGACGGCAGCAGCCTGTCACTCACCTTCTGCTATCTTCACCCTTGTTTTATTTTGATAATGGAGCAAACACTAGACGCAGATAAACATGAGACAGATGTGTCTCCTGAGGGTGTCGTTAGATCCCTGACTCACAAGTGGAGATGGACAGAGGGGTCAGAGGCTGTGTCCTCCCGCAGGGCCGTGTGCCCTAGATGCTACCTCGCGCCGGGACATCAGTGTGCTCTGCTAGGGACCGGGCAGCTGCAGGATCAAACCCCagctctaggccggcgccgcggctcactaggctaatcctccgctagcggcgccggcacaccaggttctagtcccggtcggggtgccggattctgtcccggttgcccctcttccaggccagctctctgctgtggccagggagtgcagtggaggatggcccaggtgcttgggccctgcaccccatgggagaccaggaaaagcacctggctcctgtcatcggatcagtgcggtgcgccggccgcagcacaccagccgcggtggccattggagggtgaaccaacagcaaaggaagacctttctctctctctctcactgtccactctgcctgtccaaaaacaaacaaacaaacaaacaaacaaacaaaaacaaaaaacaccccaGCTCTAAATGCCAGTCACACGACTTCTCCCAGGCCTCCTTTTCCCGCCTGTACAGTGGGGACAGTGCCCCCTTTCCCTGCCTGGTTCATGGGAAGAAGCTGTTTTTGGGAGGCCACTGAGTACTCTGGGAAACTAAGTCAGCGTGCTTCCTGTCCACTTCAGCGAGGGCTCGTGTGGAAGCTGACCTCAGTGAGCAGGCCTCCCCCTCACCCGCACAAGAGGGCACACACGTCACCGCAAGGCTCACCTCTATTTCCTTGTGCTCGTATTTCAGCGCATTCCGCCCTCCTTGGCTTTTCCTTCTGATCTTCTTCAGCTCGGCCTGCGATTTCTCCAAGGAGTCTAGCTTGCTCCTGTGCTCTGCCTGGTACCTCTTCAGAGTCGCCTGCAGGTTCAACGCTGGGCTTACTTCACCACGGCACTCACCGCGAGCGCGCTTGCCCACGCCTCCTCCCCGACGCCTCCCACGGCCCCTCTGCTCAACGTGGACCTGGATGCTTTGTGAGGGGCCCTGAGCAGAAGACAGCAATGtcttctctttatcttttttttttttttttttttgacaggcagagttagacagtgagagaaaggtcttcctttttccattggttcaacacccaaatggctgctacggccggcgcactgtgccgatccgaagccaggagccaggtgcttcctcctggtctcccatgtgggtgcagggcccaagctcttgggccctcctccactgcactcccgggccacagtagagagctggactggaagaggggcaaccgggacagaatctggcaccccaacaaggactagaacccagagtgccagcaccacaggcggaggattagccaagtgagccgtggcgcccgcCTATCCTTTCTTCCAGGGTTTTCTGACACTGCATGGTGAGTGCTGTGGTGAATACATAAACCATATCGGATCACACACTCCTGGCTGTTTCATGACTTACTAGGTCAAGAAACAGAACGAACAATTGTAACGGCTTCAGTAGGGGCTGGGGCCTGACAGGCCCAAGGTGCAGTCCTAGCTTCATCCCCATCTCAGCAGTCACTCGGTTTCTCTGAAACCTATGCTTCCCTCTCGTCTATACAGTGAGGAAAAGAAGGGTGTCACGTTACAGGGTTTGCATAGAAGTCAGATGGCACATATGAAAGAACCCGGCACTGAGCAGGTCCCAGCAGCCAAGGCCTCACCAGTGTGTGCCCACCCTGGCCATGGACCTCACGAGGTCCCTACCCTACCAACTTATCTACGGACCATGGAGGGATGACTTCAGGGTCACTGCACTGCTTACTGCCATAAGGGGTCTCGGTAAGAGGCAAGGGGACTGTGGATGACAGAAGACTATTGGAAGCAGAAAGGGGAGGTGGAGAGCCTTGGGCACCAGGGTTGGAGGACCAGACAGGAGACCCAGAAACTGCTCCACTGGGCAGTATCAGAGATGGGCATGCAGGAGAAGTCTGCAGACTGCACCAAGGGGCCACAAGGAGCCCCTGGTGGAGACCCCCCATAATGACTCCTGTTACAAGGGCAGCTGTGAAACATGCACCCAGACGTCTGTCACAGCTGCAGGTCCTCTGAAAACTGATTTTTCTTCAATGCTTTTTCATAAAGATCCCCAGTGTTAGCATAAAGAACTccacaggctggcactgtggtgcagtgggctaagcctctgtctgcagtgccggaatctcacatgggagccggttctagtcctggctgctcctcttcagatccaaccctctgctatggcctgggaaagcagaagatggccagatccttgggcccctgcacccacgtgggagccctgggggaagctcctgcctctggctggctCGGCTCCAGCCGCTGCcgtcatctaaggagtgaaccagcagatggaagacctttctctgcttctccctctctctgtaactctgcctctcaaataaataaattttttttttttttttaaaagaaacccaCTCAGCCCTTGGGGGCATCCAAGGGGACATCAACGCCAAGCTCTGCCCACATCTGCCGACAGAGCCGAGGGGAAAGTTCCCAGGTGCCATCAGGCACCAGGACAGGGGTGGTAGCAAACTGTGCACTCACGTTCATGTATTTCACGTCAAGTTCTATCTTCTTCTCCAACTCATGGATGATCTCCTTGTGGAATTTTTTGAACTGTTCACAAAAGGAATAAACAATTCACACCAGATTAGGGGCTTTAagcaaaataagttaaaaaaaaaaaacaaataaaccaagcAAATAATTTTGTGAATCTAAAGAGTTCACGTACATTTTCATCGAGACTCTCATTGAGTTTCTTGTGGGTGTTCGAAATCTCTATGAGAACATGGCCTGTGAACAAAATCAGGTGTGTTAGGGGCTTTGTCAAGATACTACAGGAAGTAAAGGAGGGGAGGGGTCACCCCGGGGACCTCAGGCCCAGATGGACGGGTTCCAGACAAACAGCAGAGGTCAAGTCCACCCACAGCATCATCCAACAAAACAACGCGGCTCTTTCTTCTAATCCACACTGCTCTTTCTACATCTACCTGTTCCCTACGCTGAACCTCCTAAGTGACTGAATTTTGAAATTCTCTTATAAATGATTACCTTGGCCATCGCAGTAATTAACTAtggaaacaaattatttattcttaCTTAATCCCCGGGACATGCTGATTAATCGTGAGGCGTTAAGAGAAAGCAGctattttctttatcttatttTAGTTCACAGACCATTCTGGGAAAGATGAAGGCCAGGGGAAACTGCACCAGGCACAGGGCTCTCCTGGGACAACAACAGCTCTAGACACAGGCAGCCCTGTGACAGGAGGGAATGTTCCAGGGAAGGGAGCCTCCCCCGTGGACAGCCACAAAGCAAGCACTGGCTTTGGAGCACACCTGCCTGGCGGCAGCAGCAGACCCTACCAACTTATCTACGGACCAACAGGGAGAACCACAGGAACCCACGGAACCAGCACCACCCAACA harbors:
- the BAIAP2L1 gene encoding BAR/IMD domain-containing adapter protein 2-like 1 → MSRGPEEVNRLTESTYRNVMEQFNPGLRNLINLGKNYEKAVSAMILAGKAYYDGVAKIGEIATGSPVSTELGHVLIEISNTHKKLNESLDENFKKFHKEIIHELEKKIELDVKYMNATLKRYQAEHRSKLDSLEKSQAELKKIRRKSQGGRNALKYEHKEIEYVETVTSRQSEIQKFIADGCKEALLEEKRRFCFLVDKHCSFVDHIHRYHLQSAELLNSKLPRWQETCGDVTKVPEKIINMIEEITTPASTPVSGTPQPSPMIERSSVVGKDYDTLSKHSPKMPPAPSARAYTSPLIDMFNNPATVTQSSEKTNNSTAASEDASLQRSVSVATGLNLMRRQRVKAIFPHTAGTNKTLLSFAQGDVLTLLVAEEKDGWLYGEHDTTRARGWFPSSYTKLLEENAQETVAPPTPSPAPVRSVSTVNLCEKSSVAIPPPDYLECLSTGAAAAQRGGTAESASTFRAPGSRPEATPPNDANGTTKPPFLSGENPFATVKLRPTVTNDRSAPIIR